Sequence from the Zeugodacus cucurbitae isolate PBARC_wt_2022May chromosome 2, idZeuCucr1.2, whole genome shotgun sequence genome:
CTGTCATTTATGGCCTCTCATTTCATTTAACGCGCGTTAGTTTTTTTGTCGGTCTTTTTGTACTAGTTTGAGCACTTTAAACATACACTTCCGGACAATCCTCATCCTTGATCGATGTGTACTGCACCTTCTTGGCGACATTATCGAAAACCGGCGTTATCATGTACTTAATGCGCTCCCGACTCACATACACCAGCGCCACGACCAGTCCCAGCAAAATCATACTCAGAACAATCAGCAGGAAGATGAGTGTCACCGTGTGTTGATTCATGTGCGGCCGTCCGGCTGCCATGCTGTCATCACCTCTGCTCTGCTGCATGCCATAGTGCGCATCTGTGGCTGTGTTAAACATTGCGGCAGCAGCCGCCACCGTTTCCGCGCAAGCATCCATATTCAGCTCCATTATCGGTAGTGGCTCCACGTCGTTGTGATAGCACATTAGTGTGTTCTTATTGCGTACCGTTACATTCGTCGACAATATCCAGGTGTGAAATGAGCTGATTTTGCAGTCACACAGGAATGGATTGAGATTGAAATCGACAATCAGGTTGGTGGTGCGATCTTCACGTGTCTCCAGCTCGTTGAGCAGCATCATGTCGTGTGTCTTCACGTATTCGAATTTGTTGCGCTCCAAATCGAGAAAGCGCAAATTCTTCAAACAACGCACCTCAAAATTAATATCCTTTAGCAGATTATCGCCTAAATGTAAATCGCGCAGACTGGGCAGATCACAGAATACATTGCGATCCTTGAAGTGTGTGATTTCGTTCTGTTCCAAATGTAACTTCTGCAACTTGGTCAATTGACTATTCACGAAAATATCATGTAAATCTTCACTTAATTGTGGCGAACTGTTGTCAGCGAACGCATCGGTGAGGTGTAGACTTTGTAGATTCAAGAAATTCGAAAACACCCGTGGATGATGGTGATTCACTTCGTCGTCTTCGCGTGAAATGCTCAAATTGTTGTGATTTAAAATCAAACGCTCCACATTTTGCACGTGATGATAGGACTTGCCGCGTATTTCACGTATGTGATTGTTGCTCATGTCGACGATCTTCAGGTTTTTGTAATCGTTAATCGAGCCGAATACATTCCATGGCAGCTCGGGCACTATGTTTCCGGTGAATATTAAAATCTCCACCTCACCCGGCATGAACTCGAGTACGGTGGTGTTATGGATGCCAGTGTTCGTGCAGTTTACGATGTAACTGATGCTGCCCTCGTACAGTTCGCGCCCACAAAGGCAGGCCGCTGGAAAGTTGGGTCCACAACTGGAAGACCCTGTTGCCGGTAGCTGTGCTGTGACGCACAAGCAGGTGATGGTAAGCAGCGCATAAAGTAGCAGCTGCGATTTAATGCCTGTGGTCGTACTCATTTTGGTGCTGATTAATGGTGGTTTGGTGCTAGCAGCTCAGAGAAGGTTCAGTGGTACTGGTAGACGCTGTAAtggtaagtaaaaaatatttaaattaattaatttattattatgtaataattatatttagttaAGATAACGGTAAAAAAGTAACAGTTAAAAATTCGAGAAGtactcaaaaaaaaagttggccTATACGATTCATATGCTTATAATTAATCCATTATTAGCACATAACCTAGACTTCTCACCAGCCTTGTTTGCATAGCGCGTTATTGGCCTCAATAAGCTTGCTAGTTGTTGAGTACCTTCAAACAAGTTTCCACGCAAATTGTACTACCACATGCACACATTGTcccattcatatatgtacaatatCAAGAGTCCTCTATATGTTGATGCATGAATGCAACCAGTGCAACCAATCAAGTTGAGGGTAAAGTTGATTCAAAAAGGTTGAGGCTCGACTTCGACATTCAATGCTAGCCgatatttgttgcttttgctgttgtcaCTCCATCTAAAAATGATGTTGCATGTTGTGCCCAATTGTTCTTATTCTTCGTGCTTCATTTTCCTTTCCATACAGAAGATTTTCTGCAACTCAAAAATTTATGAGCTAAAGCTGGGAGATTTATGATTATGAGGTTTCATTTCGGTATATCTACTCTCATATGGGTCTGTACGTctgtaacatatgtatatttacacatacacataatgGGTCTCAAATGAATGAATGCTGGCGTAAATTGGCTGAACGGCTTTGAAACGAAATGCACCTACAAACCGTAGCTACCCAGCAGGAAATTGAATTTGTAGTATTCGAAAAAGCTCGATACGAAACTAAAGCGATTTCGGTGAACATTATTTTTAGCTTTAACAGTTTTTAATACACTGCTCCTGTGAGAGAAAGCAATCCTGGACATTTCTCGAAAATTCGTTTTACTTTCTACCCTAAATCAGAGACCGTGCAGGATCTATTATAGTTCTATAAATTTGCCATCTACTTGTATCAGGTGTTATAAATTCGAATGATGATCAGATCTTTTTCTTTGAGATTTTTATACTCAGTAGGCATCTTTACAGTTGTGGATATGTATATAACACATCCACTATCCATTCACTAATGTGTGTAACTGTATGATGCAAATACatgcatattatttttactatataCACTTGTAACTCGGTTGGCAATTGAAGTGcaaaagttgtttttgtttttgttgtacaaaaaaaaaaaaacgcatatgAGCCACAAAAGTCTGCATCGCGGTGCTTGGGGTAAGTTCATAGGTCAACTGTGTATTTATTGTGTGCTTATGaagatatatgtttgtatttactatGTGCACAACAGCTGAAAGTTGTTtacattacatacaaacatatggatGTATTAAGCGCTTAAAAGTTTGTTTAgttcacacatatttacatgcatacttGTGATACATATAAGCCTGTAGTTGGTACAGAGTTATAGGTTACCTAAATACgctggaaaatattattttaaagttgTTGTGTACAACAAGTGTTTTGCAACACTTTCGAGGAGCTATTATGTAGTTACGCACGTTATTATTCAGTTTATATGGCATcctaattataccctgaacaggttatattaagtttgtcacgaagtttgtaacacccagaaggaagcgtcggaggccctctaaagtatatatatacataaatgattagtatgttgaactgagtcgatttagccacgtccgtctgtctgcctgtcagtatatatacgaactagtccttcagtttttaagataccatttttaaattttgcagatgttattttctcttcaagaag
This genomic interval carries:
- the LOC105210084 gene encoding leucine-rich repeat-containing protein 15; the protein is MSTTTGIKSQLLLYALLTITCLCVTAQLPATGSSSCGPNFPAACLCGRELYEGSISYIVNCTNTGIHNTTVLEFMPGEVEILIFTGNIVPELPWNVFGSINDYKNLKIVDMSNNHIREIRGKSYHHVQNVERLILNHNNLSISREDDEVNHHHPRVFSNFLNLQSLHLTDAFADNSSPQLSEDLHDIFVNSQLTKLQKLHLEQNEITHFKDRNVFCDLPSLRDLHLGDNLLKDINFEVRCLKNLRFLDLERNKFEYVKTHDMMLLNELETREDRTTNLIVDFNLNPFLCDCKISSFHTWILSTNVTVRNKNTLMCYHNDVEPLPIMELNMDACAETVAAAAAMFNTATDAHYGMQQSRGDDSMAAGRPHMNQHTVTLIFLLIVLSMILLGLVVALVYVSRERIKYMITPVFDNVAKKVQYTSIKDEDCPEVYV